GCTCGGCCGCCGCCCCGGCGGGAAATGGCGGGAaggcggcggccggcggggcaCCCGGGGAACGATCAAACGACACCGACGCGGCGGGACCGTCCCTGCTGACCCCGGTGTGAACGTGTTTATTTCACGCTGCGGTCGCGGGTCGCTTTACAGAAACATCTCATGCTGGACCCCGCGTGGGGTCAAAGACGGAGGGAAACACGTGTATTCAAACGTAACTATTTAAATAACCTGTACACAAAACTTCAGTCTGTTACCCTGAAAGCACCGGGGCCCTAGCCCCAGCATGGCCACACCGACGCTGCCACCTCACCCCCGGGTGTCTATAAGCCTCGATATCCGCGGCCAGACAGGGTCGGCCCCGCTCTTGCCCCAGCGCCCGGCTCCCCTGACACCAGCCGTGCTccaggccgggccgggcgccTGCCCCGGGGCCCTGCGAGCGTCCAGTCCCGGGCCTGAGGGGCCGCGGAGGCCGGCCTAGCCGGGGTCCTGCTCGCCGTGCCCGGCGACAGTCCGAGAGCCGGCCGCCCTctccccgccgccgctgccctGTTCCCGGCGGCGAAACGCCCCCAGCCCGGGTCCCGCTGCTcggcagaggcagcagcagccgccggCCGTCCCGGCGGTCACAGGTCGCGGCTGTCCTCCCGCTTGACGCCGTCCGCCGCCGCCTTCAGCTTCTTGTTCTGGTGGGTCTTGACGTGCTTGGCCAGGTGGTCGCTGCGCATGAAGCGCTTCCCGCACTCGGGGCAGACGAAGCGCTTCTCGCCCGTGTGAGTCCGCAGGTGCCGCTGCAGCTCGTCGGAGCGGGTGAAGCTCTTCCCGCAGAAGAGCCAGTTGCAGACGAAGGGCCGCTCGCCCGTGTGCCAGCGCAGGTGCGCCTTCAGGTGCGAGGTCTTGCCGTACACCTTGCCGCAGCCGGGGATATGGCAGATGTGCTGCTTCTTCTTGCCCGGCTCCGCCTCAGgggcgctgcccgcggccgACTGGCAGTTGgggcagcggcagcggcggcaCCTCCTGGCCGTGGCCGCCAGGGGAGACTTGGTCTGCAGCAGGGCGGCGATCTGCGTCTGGTACTGAGCGAAGTCCGAGTGCCCCAGCACCAGGCTCCgcggcagcgccgccgccgcggggaAGCGGTGGCCGCAGCCTCCCGGGGCGCTGGCCTGCTGGATGCTCCACCAGGGGATGTCCTCGGGCGGCGGGTTGGGCGACAGCTGCCGGCAGGGCTGGGCGGGAGGAAGCAGGTTGGAGTACCCGGGCGGCAGGGCAGCCTGGGCGGCGTAGGGGACGTAGGCGGGCGGGCAGCTGGACGGCAGGGCAGCCATGGAGGAGGGCAGCATCTTGACGGGGGAGAACTCGTAGGGATAGGAGGGGTCCGCCGGGGGGGTGAGGGGCAGTTCGTGAGAACCCCCGAAGGAGGGCTGCAGGTGGTTCTTTTGAGGGGTCAACCCCAAGCTGGGATGCGGCGGCGGCAGCCCTCCCGGGGAGTGCGCTGGCATCTCGCCGCTCCACGGGTGGAAGATCCTAGAGGGGGATCCCAGCGTCGGGTCGTAGGAGACGGGCAGGAAATCGGAGGGCGCTGCGCCCGGCTGCCCGATCCGGCTACAAGTAGCGGCCAGAAGAGCCAGGGGCGAGTGTTTGGCCAAGTCTGGGGAGGCGCTGGGGGTGCGGTCCTGCGCAGGAAcgggagggaggggaggagggaaggagggaagagagcGCGTTACTCGCCGCCCGCCAACACCGGCCTGCCAGAAACTTCCCGCGCCGCTGCCCGTGCGCGGCTggggcggccccgccgctcctCACACGGCCGGTAAACTTCCCGAAAACAATGCGCACCCAGAGGGCAGAACGGGCCCgacccccccgccccgcccagAGACCGGTCCCGCCTGCGCCCGATGCcaccggccccgccgccgctcctgGGCCGGGGAAGAAGCCGCTGTGGGCAGGGAAGCGGCCCCCGTGCCCTCCACACCCCTTTGCCACGGAGCATTGCCCGGAGTTAGCGACGGGCTGGTGGCTGGAGAGGGAAGTTACCAGCCCGAGAAGCCCGAGCCCGACCTCCTACCACCGCGGGGGTCCCATCTACCTCTCCGGGCCGCCTGCCGGGTACAGCCCCGGGAGGGAGGCGGCGGACGCCAGCTGCCCCCGAGCAATGCGGGTCACAACCGCGGGACGCGGCGCAGTTCGAGCAACACCGGGTGCGGGTACTGACCTGGAGGAAAGCCTGGAGGGAGTCGTTTCGGAGAACAGCCACCGCGGCCATGGCTACTGCGCCCGGGGCGAAGGGAAGGCGCCGGGGCACTGCCGAGGCATGAGGACGCCGAGGGGAAGACGAGAAGCTGCCcagtttccttctttctccccctttctctccctttccttctgatCTCTTCGCTTCCGTGCGCGTCCCACCCCCCCGCGCTGCGCGATCTCCGCGGACTGTCTGACTGCGCCAGGATCACCTCCAAGAATTTGATAAGGACTTTGCCGGGCCGCCAACCAGTCAGAGGGAAGATTTATGGCTTTGAAGTTTGCCGCTACCCAATCATCAAAGAATAGCGGCTCTTTCAGAAGCGAAAGCAAATCCTTTGAATCCACAAAGCTCCTATGGTGTGTTTGTTGGTCTGGATAAAAGAACTGATTATTAggggggatgggaagggaggagatAAAGGCGGGACAATTAATGAAGTAATCACTATGTGGGAAATGTATATACACAAATAATTGGATTTTCTTGATCAAAGGACCCCTTGCCGCCTAGAGACCCTCGCGTTGGATGTGCAAGACACTGGatcccccctcttttttttttccttttttttttttttttttttctgcaattaaaTTTGTGGCAGAGCCCTAAAGTGACAACGTGTCTTTGTTATCACTCAAGGAATCTGCCTCCGGATTCCTCTGATAGTGTTTAATGACTGAAAGTAACAGCATAGGGAGTTCACCTGATCGAGGCTGGTCGACCCCAGCCGTAAAACTTCCCTGGAGTAATTGTCGGTGGTTCCTCCCCGCTCCCTCCCTCCGCCCGCCCTTCCCCCGAGGCTGAGGGGTATGCCCTCGATATGACTCGGCAAATAACCGCGCATTTTCCCCTCTGGTAGCTGGATTTGTTTCACTTCGCTCAGCCAGCATTGCCCCCTTGTTACCGGGAGCCCCCGCCTGGCGCGGGGCCAGGCCGGGCGCCCAGCCGGGCCCGGGGAGGAGCGGCgggctgccaccagcagcaaagGCTCTCTCAGACAGACACATCGACAAACTGGGCAGCCGGGAAACAGAAGGCAAAAGTTTCCTCTTCACTAGCGGGAGCCCGTTGTAAAAGACGTCATTTCTTTAAATGAACACCGGAGTCTCTCTTGGCGGGCCTGCCGAGATGGCCTGTCTTGAGCCGGCGGGGAGAACAGATTGGGGCGGCTCCTCGGGGGCACGAACGCTGCTACCGGGTCTCTACCTCCTCCGCTCTCTCACCTCCTGCCCCAAAGCCAAAGTCGGCCCCGAGCGCTTTGTTACTTCATCCCGCACCTTTCGGCCTCTGTCTATACATGTCTATACGCATGTGTGCGTGAAGGATCTAACCTGCCTTCCGTTCGACCATGTGTGAGGCTGTTGACCCTCTAACCAGCACCAGGCACATCTGGGTCACAGCTTGCCGCCACCGTCGGCTGCTGAGCTCGgtgggctgcagagctggcgGGACTCCTCGCATGTGCCGCCCAGCAAGGGGCAGGCGGGGCTCCGCGCCTCTCCGCGGGCCCTCTCGGCTCCGCGCTCCGCCGGGGGCTCTGGAAATGCGCTCCTCTCCTCCCCGCTTCCCCATCTGCTCCGAGGCCATCGCAAACGCCGGCCTGTTTGGCCAGGTACCAAACCGGGACGTTCATCTCCGTCTTGAGGAGGTGGGGGTGCCCTTTCGGGCAGATGCCGGCTGGCTCTAGTCCTCCGGAGCTGTTTGCACAGGTAACTCGATCCTCCCCGCAGTCGCTGGGTTCAATTGTATTCGCACCGCCACTGAAGTCCCTTTAAACGCCAGCACACAGAGATCTTTATCTGCCTTTCCTGTGGAAACAATCGCTGTCCGCTCAAAGACTTTCAAGAGTTGTAGGGCTTGAATTAGATCGGTTTCTTTGAAGGGATTAAAGTGCCAAGTCCTCTCCCACGGCTCCATATTGAGTCCTGGGGAGAAATAAAAGCTCGACCCCGTGTAACACTACGCAGCACCCATATCAAGCTCTTCCCCTGTGCCAGGTAACCGCTTCACCAGGTTGGCAACAGGAAGACAAGCGCTTTTATCACGCAGTGATGAATCGAGGCAAGGTTCGCCACTGCTGCAGGACCCCGCGGCCCGGCAGCAGCCCGCGCCAGGGTGTGATGTTGTGGGCGATAGGGCTCCCCATCCGCCCGCAAGGGTGCGGGGCTGACGGGGTTCGGCACCTCCATCCACCGCACACGAACACCTCCCAGCACGGCCGACGCGCGACCCGCCGCGTCTACACGGGACGTGTCGGCGAACGGGGGACCACAGCGAGCCCCGGCACTCAGGCACTGATCGCCCCGCACAGCTCACCCGCAGCCGTCGGGTGCCCCCGCTCTCTGCCCGCCTCCAGCCGCGCCACTAGAGCCGCATCGGGGCAGGAGCGCACTCGTTGTCCCCTCGGGTCCAAGCTGTAGCCAGGGCAGCCGGAGCCGAGCGGGAACCCCACGCGGGGAGCCTGACCCGCACCTCTGCTCCCCGCAGGAGCAATAACTCGCCAGACGAGCGAAACGGCGGCGCTCACGCTTGCACTGTCCCTAAACCTCTGTATCCTCAAAC
The genomic region above belongs to Sylvia atricapilla isolate bSylAtr1 chromosome 7, bSylAtr1.pri, whole genome shotgun sequence and contains:
- the SP5 gene encoding transcription factor Sp5; the encoded protein is MAAVAVLRNDSLQAFLQDRTPSASPDLAKHSPLALLAATCSRIGQPGAAPSDFLPVSYDPTLGSPSRIFHPWSGEMPAHSPGGLPPPHPSLGLTPQKNHLQPSFGGSHELPLTPPADPSYPYEFSPVKMLPSSMAALPSSCPPAYVPYAAQAALPPGYSNLLPPAQPCRQLSPNPPPEDIPWWSIQQASAPGGCGHRFPAAAALPRSLVLGHSDFAQYQTQIAALLQTKSPLAATARRCRRCRCPNCQSAAGSAPEAEPGKKKQHICHIPGCGKVYGKTSHLKAHLRWHTGERPFVCNWLFCGKSFTRSDELQRHLRTHTGEKRFVCPECGKRFMRSDHLAKHVKTHQNKKLKAAADGVKREDSRDL